A genomic segment from Streptomyces sp. TLI_235 encodes:
- a CDS encoding sugar lactone lactonase YvrE, producing the protein MPRTLHAEPVVRDRAHLNESPLWDDRHQVLRWVDILAGRVHSWDPATGERTLFEAGLPVGAVALREAGGLVLAVADGFAVLDGDRLTRIADLDAAGGELRMNDAVCDAEGRLLAGTMAYSHEPGRGTLHRLEPDHTVHTALPAVTISNGLDWSPDGATAYYADSPTREVRAYRYHEGRLLDPRPFAAPEGGVPDGLAVDAEGAVWVAVAFAGTVCRYLPDGTLDTVVRVPATVTTSCAFGGPGLDTLYITTATENLTPAQLAEQPLAGGIFACSPGVRGRAAHRFRG; encoded by the coding sequence ATGCCCCGCACCCTGCACGCCGAGCCGGTCGTCCGCGACCGTGCCCACCTCAACGAGAGCCCGCTCTGGGACGATCGCCACCAGGTCCTGCGCTGGGTCGACATCCTGGCCGGCCGGGTGCACAGCTGGGACCCGGCCACCGGCGAGCGGACCCTGTTCGAGGCCGGCCTGCCGGTCGGTGCGGTGGCGCTGCGGGAGGCGGGCGGCCTCGTGCTGGCCGTCGCCGACGGCTTCGCGGTCCTCGACGGCGACCGGCTGACCCGGATCGCCGACCTGGACGCCGCGGGCGGCGAACTGCGCATGAACGACGCGGTCTGCGACGCCGAGGGCCGCCTGCTCGCCGGCACCATGGCCTACTCGCACGAGCCGGGCCGAGGGACCTTGCACCGCCTCGAACCCGACCACACCGTCCACACCGCGCTGCCCGCGGTCACCATCTCCAACGGTCTCGACTGGTCGCCGGACGGCGCCACCGCCTACTACGCCGACAGCCCGACCCGCGAGGTCCGCGCGTACCGCTACCACGAGGGGCGGCTGCTCGACCCGCGCCCGTTCGCCGCGCCCGAGGGCGGCGTGCCGGACGGCCTCGCGGTCGACGCCGAGGGCGCGGTGTGGGTCGCCGTGGCCTTCGCCGGCACGGTCTGCCGGTACCTGCCGGACGGCACCCTCGACACCGTCGTGCGCGTCCCGGCCACCGTGACCACCAGTTGCGCCTTCGGCGGGCCCGGCCTCGACACGCTGTACATCACCACCGCCACCGAGAACCTCACCCCCGCGCAGCTCGCCGAGCAGCCGCTGGCGGGCGGGATCTTCGCCTGCTCGCCCGGGGTCCGAGGCCGGGCGGCGCACCGCTTCCGCGGCTGA
- a CDS encoding glycerol uptake facilitator protein, with product MSAFSNGDIFVGETLGTAALILLGGGVCAAVTLKKSKAINAGWLAITFGWGFAVLIAAYMSAPKSGAHLNPAVTLAIAAETGDWSKVPLYIGSQMLGAFIGGVLVWVTYLGQFQANEDPTLGIFSTGPEIRNPIQNMLTEIIGTFVLCLAILTQGLNKGLGLSGTGILIVALTVVGIGLSLGGPTGYAINPARDLGPRIAHSLLPIPNKGSSDWSYAWIPVAGPAIGGLLAGGFYHIVF from the coding sequence GTGTCCGCTTTCTCCAACGGCGACATCTTCGTCGGCGAAACCCTCGGCACCGCCGCTCTGATTCTGCTCGGCGGCGGCGTCTGCGCCGCGGTCACGCTCAAGAAGTCGAAGGCGATCAACGCCGGCTGGCTCGCCATCACCTTCGGCTGGGGCTTCGCGGTCCTCATCGCCGCCTACATGTCGGCCCCCAAGTCCGGCGCCCACCTCAACCCCGCGGTCACCCTGGCCATCGCCGCCGAGACCGGCGACTGGAGCAAGGTCCCGCTGTACATCGGCTCCCAGATGCTCGGCGCGTTCATCGGCGGAGTCCTGGTGTGGGTCACCTACCTCGGCCAGTTCCAGGCCAACGAGGACCCCACCCTCGGCATCTTCTCCACCGGTCCGGAGATCCGGAACCCGATCCAGAACATGCTCACCGAGATCATCGGCACCTTCGTGCTCTGCCTGGCCATCCTCACCCAGGGCCTGAACAAGGGCCTCGGCCTCTCCGGCACCGGCATCCTGATCGTCGCGCTCACCGTGGTCGGCATCGGTCTCTCGCTCGGCGGCCCGACCGGCTACGCGATCAACCCGGCCCGCGACCTCGGCCCGCGCATCGCCCACAGCCTGCTGCCGATCCCGAACAAGGGCAGCTCGGACTGGTCGTACGCGTGGATCCCGGTGGCCGGCCCGGCCATCGGCGGCCTGCTGGCCGGCGGTTTCTACCACATCGTCTTCTGA
- a CDS encoding glycerol kinase: protein MTSGTTPTGNYIAAIDQGTTSSRCIIFGADGRIVAVDQQEHSQIFPQPGWVEHDAAEIWTRVQSVIRGALEKAGLTKDDIRAIGITNQRETTVLWDKNTGEPVHNALVWQDTRTEALCRELGRNVGQDRYRRETGLPLASYFAGPKIRWLLDNVEGLRERAEAGEILFGTMDTWVIWNLTGGVNGGKHVTDVTNASRTMLMNLHTLEWDDKIAESMDVPLAVLPEIRSSAEVYGHAVGDLAGVPVASALGDQQAALFGQTCFDEGEAKSTYGTGTFLLLNTGEKIVNSYHGLLTTVGYRIGDQAPVYALEGSIAVTGSLVQWLRDQLGIISTAAEIETLASTVEDNGGAYFVPAFSGLFAPYWRSDARGVIAGLTRYVTKGHLARAVLEATAWQTREVVDAMQKDSGVELTALKVDGGMTSNNLLMQNIADVLDAPVERPYVAETTALGAAYAAGLAVGFWSDLDTLRANWHRAAEWTPRMDEATRDREYKKWLKAVERTMGWVEEDDQS from the coding sequence ATGACTTCTGGCACCACGCCCACCGGGAACTACATCGCCGCGATCGACCAGGGCACCACGTCCAGCCGCTGCATCATCTTCGGCGCCGACGGCCGGATCGTCGCCGTCGACCAGCAGGAGCACTCGCAGATCTTCCCGCAGCCGGGCTGGGTCGAGCACGACGCCGCCGAGATCTGGACCCGCGTCCAGTCGGTGATCCGCGGGGCCCTGGAGAAGGCCGGCCTCACCAAGGACGACATCCGCGCCATCGGCATCACCAACCAGCGCGAGACCACCGTGCTGTGGGACAAGAACACCGGTGAGCCCGTCCACAACGCACTGGTCTGGCAGGACACCCGCACCGAGGCGCTCTGCCGCGAGCTGGGCCGCAACGTCGGCCAGGACCGCTACCGCCGCGAGACCGGCCTGCCGCTGGCCAGCTACTTCGCCGGCCCGAAGATCCGCTGGCTGCTGGACAACGTCGAGGGCCTGCGCGAGCGCGCCGAGGCCGGCGAGATCCTCTTCGGCACCATGGACACCTGGGTCATCTGGAACCTCACCGGCGGTGTCAACGGCGGCAAGCACGTCACGGACGTCACCAACGCCAGCCGCACCATGCTGATGAACCTCCACACCCTGGAGTGGGACGACAAGATCGCGGAGTCCATGGACGTTCCGCTCGCGGTCCTCCCGGAGATCCGCTCCTCCGCCGAGGTCTACGGCCACGCGGTCGGCGACCTGGCGGGCGTGCCCGTCGCCTCCGCGCTCGGCGACCAGCAGGCCGCGCTGTTCGGCCAGACCTGCTTCGACGAGGGCGAGGCCAAGTCGACCTACGGCACCGGCACCTTCCTGCTGCTGAACACCGGCGAGAAGATCGTCAACTCGTACCACGGCCTGCTGACCACCGTCGGCTACCGGATCGGCGACCAGGCCCCGGTCTACGCCCTCGAGGGCTCGATCGCCGTCACCGGCTCGCTGGTGCAGTGGCTCCGCGACCAGCTCGGCATCATCTCGACGGCCGCCGAGATCGAGACCCTCGCCTCCACCGTCGAGGACAACGGCGGCGCCTACTTCGTCCCGGCGTTCTCCGGCCTGTTCGCCCCGTACTGGCGCTCCGACGCCCGCGGTGTGATCGCCGGCCTGACCCGCTACGTGACCAAGGGCCACCTGGCCCGGGCCGTCCTGGAGGCCACCGCCTGGCAGACCCGCGAGGTCGTCGACGCCATGCAGAAGGACTCCGGCGTCGAGCTCACCGCGCTCAAGGTCGACGGCGGCATGACCTCCAACAACCTGCTCATGCAGAACATCGCCGACGTCCTGGACGCCCCCGTCGAGCGCCCCTACGTCGCCGAGACCACGGCACTGGGCGCGGCCTACGCGGCCGGTCTCGCGGTCGGCTTCTGGAGCGACCTCGACACCCTGCGGGCCAACTGGCACCGCGCCGCGGAGTGGACCCCGCGGATGGACGAGGCCACCCGCGACCGCGAGTACAAGAAGTGGCTCAAGGCGGTCGAGCGCACCATGGGCTGGGTGGAGGAGGACGACCAGAGCTGA
- a CDS encoding GntR family transcriptional regulator, producing MEIQGLPGRLLADLGPAIAGGEIPVGAVLRTEELEERFRVSRTVGREAVRILESMRMVAPKRRIGITVRPKTDWDVFDPLVIRWRLAGADRAAQLRSLGSLRVAVEPAAAALAAVHADDDDRRELSALAVELTVTARAADLETFLAHDIAFHTIVLRASGNEMFAHLKDTVGAVLTGRTEHHLMPHQPRPYAVQLHREVAEAICAGDAERAERAMRTIVAGALDELNATLD from the coding sequence ATGGAGATCCAGGGCCTGCCCGGCCGACTGCTCGCCGACCTCGGCCCGGCCATCGCCGGCGGTGAGATCCCGGTCGGCGCGGTGCTGCGCACCGAGGAGCTGGAGGAGCGCTTCCGGGTCTCCCGCACGGTGGGCCGCGAGGCCGTCCGCATTCTCGAGTCGATGCGCATGGTGGCGCCGAAGCGGCGCATCGGGATCACCGTCCGGCCGAAGACCGACTGGGACGTCTTCGACCCGCTGGTGATCCGCTGGCGGCTGGCGGGCGCCGACCGGGCGGCCCAGCTGCGCTCGCTCGGCTCACTGCGGGTGGCGGTGGAGCCGGCCGCGGCGGCGCTGGCGGCGGTGCACGCCGACGACGACGACCGTCGCGAGCTGAGCGCCCTGGCGGTGGAGCTGACCGTCACCGCGCGCGCCGCGGACCTGGAGACCTTCCTGGCGCACGACATCGCCTTCCACACGATCGTGCTGCGCGCCTCCGGCAACGAGATGTTCGCGCACCTTAAGGACACGGTGGGCGCGGTGCTGACCGGCCGCACCGAGCACCACCTGATGCCGCACCAGCCGCGGCCGTACGCCGTGCAGCTGCACCGCGAGGTGGCCGAGGCGATCTGCGCGGGCGACGCCGAGCGCGCCGAACGGGCGATGCGCACGATCGTCGCGGGGGCGCTCGACGAGCTGAACGCGACCCTGGACTGA
- a CDS encoding ArsR family transcriptional regulator, whose amino-acid sequence MTETSHDTCTPFPEPAVGEIRLEAVLHALADPVRLRIVSSLAGCAGEVNCLAFDVPVAKSTLTHHFRVLREAGVIRQFRRGTSKMNSLRTEDLAARFPGLLDSVVAGHRATGARPT is encoded by the coding sequence GTGACCGAGACCAGCCACGACACCTGTACGCCCTTCCCGGAGCCCGCCGTCGGCGAGATCCGCCTGGAGGCCGTGCTGCACGCGCTCGCCGACCCCGTCCGCCTGCGGATCGTGTCCTCGCTGGCCGGCTGCGCCGGCGAGGTCAACTGCCTGGCCTTCGACGTGCCGGTGGCCAAGTCCACGCTCACCCACCACTTCCGGGTGCTGCGGGAGGCCGGGGTGATCCGGCAGTTCCGGCGCGGCACCTCCAAGATGAACTCGCTGCGCACCGAGGACCTCGCCGCCCGCTTCCCCGGCCTGCTCGACAGCGTGGTCGCCGGCCACCGCGCCACCGGGGCGCGTCCGACCTGA
- a CDS encoding IclR family transcriptional regulator — MPGPIQSLSRAAAIMRLLAGGERRLGLSEVATALDLAKGTAHGILRTLQQEGFVEQDPESGKYQLGAELLRLGQSYLDVHELRARALVWADDLARASGETVYLGVLHQQGVLIVHHVFRPDDTRQVLEVGSMQPLHSTALGKVLLAYDPVARGQLGDGPYEPYTLRTLTDPVDVDAECALIRERGWADSIEETWEGVASIGALIQDRRRNPVGAVCVSGPVETVTEDGFVKPSLVASVRSAARAISRDLGAGRF, encoded by the coding sequence ATGCCCGGCCCGATCCAGTCGCTCTCCCGGGCCGCCGCGATCATGCGCCTGCTGGCCGGCGGTGAGCGCCGGCTCGGGCTGTCCGAGGTCGCGACCGCGCTCGACCTGGCCAAGGGCACCGCGCACGGCATCCTGCGCACGCTGCAGCAGGAGGGTTTCGTCGAGCAGGACCCGGAGAGCGGGAAGTACCAGCTCGGTGCCGAGCTGCTGCGGCTCGGCCAGAGCTACCTGGACGTGCACGAGCTGCGGGCGCGCGCCCTGGTGTGGGCAGACGACCTGGCCCGGGCCAGCGGCGAGACGGTCTACCTCGGCGTGCTGCACCAGCAGGGCGTGCTGATCGTGCACCACGTCTTCCGCCCCGACGACACGAGGCAGGTGCTGGAGGTCGGTTCGATGCAGCCGCTGCACTCCACCGCGCTGGGCAAGGTGCTGCTGGCGTACGACCCGGTGGCCCGCGGGCAGCTGGGCGACGGCCCGTACGAGCCCTACACGCTGCGTACACTGACCGATCCGGTGGACGTGGACGCGGAGTGCGCGCTGATCCGCGAGCGGGGCTGGGCCGACTCGATCGAGGAGACCTGGGAGGGGGTGGCCTCGATCGGTGCGCTGATCCAGGACCGGCGGCGCAATCCGGTCGGCGCGGTCTGCGTGAGCGGCCCGGTGGAGACGGTCACCGAGGACGGCTTCGTCAAGCCGTCGCTGGTCGCCTCGGTGCGCAGCGCGGCCCGGGCGATCTCCCGGGACCTGGGCGCCGGGCGGTTCTGA
- a CDS encoding gluconokinase, whose amino-acid sequence MALSVENQPPVVVVMGVSGVGKTTVAELLAERLGVPYAEADDFHPEANIAKMSAGIPLDDQDREPWLHALGDWLGGRAAAGTGGVVTCSALKRRYRDTLREHCPNAFFLHLSGGHHLIRDRLAHRVGHFMPTSLLDSQYAALEPLRPDEHGAVLDVGPTPATLVESAAALLGHVNGDLA is encoded by the coding sequence ATGGCTCTCAGCGTCGAGAACCAGCCGCCCGTCGTCGTGGTGATGGGCGTGTCCGGCGTCGGCAAGACCACCGTCGCCGAACTGCTCGCCGAGCGGCTCGGCGTGCCGTACGCCGAGGCCGACGACTTCCACCCGGAAGCCAACATCGCCAAGATGAGCGCCGGCATCCCGCTCGACGACCAGGACCGCGAACCGTGGCTGCACGCCCTCGGCGACTGGCTCGGCGGGCGCGCCGCCGCCGGCACCGGCGGCGTCGTCACCTGCTCGGCCCTCAAACGGCGCTACCGCGACACCCTCCGCGAGCACTGCCCGAACGCCTTCTTCCTGCACCTCAGCGGCGGACACCACCTGATCCGGGACCGCCTCGCCCACCGCGTCGGCCACTTCATGCCGACGTCACTCCTCGACTCCCAGTACGCCGCGCTCGAACCGCTCCGGCCCGACGAGCACGGCGCCGTACTGGATGTCGGCCCCACCCCCGCTACCCTCGTCGAGTCGGCCGCAGCCCTGCTGGGCCATGTCAACGGAGACCTCGCGTGA
- a CDS encoding 2,4-dienoyl-CoA reductase-like NADH-dependent reductase (Old Yellow Enzyme family) — protein sequence MSALFEPITLRSLTAPNRVWLAPMCMYSAAPDGPEQGVATDFHLAHLGSRAAGGAGLVMTEATAVRADGRISPYDLGLWNDRQQEALARTATLITAHGAVPAIQLAHAGRKASTGRPNDGSRPLAPADGGWQPVGASPIAFGAGYPVPDELTADGIAELVRDFAAAAVRAREAGFQVVEVHGAHGYLIHSFLSPHSNHRTGGYGGSFAGRARFALEVAAAVRAVWPEDLPVFFRVSATDWLDGESGWTPEETVLLAKELQALGIDLVDVSSGGNVQNAAIALGPGYQVPFAERIRAEAGVPVSAVGLITEPAQAEEVVAAGRADAVMLGRELLRHPYWPLHAARELGAERSWPRQYGYAVGARG from the coding sequence GTGAGCGCCCTGTTCGAGCCGATCACCCTCCGCTCGCTGACCGCGCCCAACCGGGTGTGGCTCGCCCCGATGTGCATGTACTCCGCCGCGCCGGACGGGCCCGAGCAGGGCGTCGCCACCGACTTCCACCTCGCCCACCTGGGCTCCCGGGCCGCCGGCGGCGCCGGCCTGGTGATGACCGAGGCGACCGCCGTCCGGGCCGACGGCCGGATCTCCCCGTACGACCTCGGCCTGTGGAACGACCGGCAGCAGGAGGCCCTCGCCCGGACCGCCACGCTGATCACCGCGCACGGCGCGGTCCCGGCGATCCAGCTCGCCCACGCCGGCCGCAAGGCCTCCACCGGCCGCCCCAACGACGGCTCCAGGCCGCTCGCCCCGGCGGACGGCGGCTGGCAGCCGGTCGGCGCCTCGCCGATCGCGTTCGGCGCCGGCTACCCGGTGCCGGACGAGCTGACCGCCGACGGGATCGCCGAGCTGGTGCGGGACTTCGCGGCCGCCGCGGTCCGCGCCCGGGAGGCCGGATTCCAGGTCGTCGAGGTGCACGGCGCGCACGGCTACCTGATCCACTCCTTCCTCTCCCCGCACTCCAACCACCGCACCGGCGGCTACGGCGGCTCCTTCGCCGGCCGCGCCCGGTTCGCGCTCGAGGTCGCCGCCGCCGTCCGCGCGGTCTGGCCGGAGGACCTGCCGGTGTTCTTCCGCGTCTCCGCCACCGACTGGCTGGACGGCGAGAGCGGCTGGACGCCCGAGGAGACCGTGCTGCTCGCCAAGGAGCTGCAGGCCCTCGGCATCGACCTGGTCGACGTCTCCAGCGGCGGCAACGTGCAGAACGCCGCGATCGCCCTCGGCCCCGGCTACCAGGTCCCGTTCGCCGAGCGGATCCGCGCCGAGGCGGGCGTCCCGGTCAGCGCGGTCGGCCTGATCACCGAGCCAGCCCAGGCCGAGGAGGTCGTTGCCGCGGGCCGCGCCGACGCGGTGATGCTCGGCCGCGAACTGCTCCGCCACCCGTACTGGCCGCTGCACGCCGCCCGCGAGCTCGGCGCCGAGCGCAGCTGGCCCCGCCAGTACGGCTACGCGGTCGGCGCCCGCGGCTGA
- a CDS encoding ArsR family transcriptional regulator codes for MAVPLYQAKAEFFRTLGHPARIRVLELLQDGPRPVRELLAAMDIEPSNLSQQLAVLRRTNLVTATREGNTVVYELSTPDVAELLRAARRILTEMIADQGVLLAELRGGIRVPTA; via the coding sequence ATGGCGGTCCCGCTCTACCAGGCCAAGGCGGAGTTCTTCCGGACCCTCGGCCACCCGGCCCGCATCCGTGTCCTCGAACTCCTCCAGGACGGTCCCCGTCCGGTCCGCGAGCTGCTGGCCGCGATGGACATCGAGCCGTCGAACCTCTCCCAGCAGCTGGCCGTGCTGCGCCGCACCAATCTGGTCACCGCGACCCGTGAGGGCAACACCGTCGTCTACGAGCTGAGCACCCCGGACGTCGCCGAACTGCTGCGCGCCGCGCGCCGGATCCTCACCGAGATGATCGCCGACCAGGGTGTGCTGCTGGCCGAGCTGCGCGGCGGCATCCGGGTGCCGACGGCCTGA
- a CDS encoding glycerol-3-phosphate dehydrogenase, protein MATIPTLGAGFTTARTASRAETRELLGKATYDLLVIGGGILGTATAWTAAQAGLKVAMVDAGDFAGATSSASSKLVHGGLRYLQTGAVRLVAENHKERRALATDVAPHLVNPLTFFVPVYKGGPHSAPKLGAGVFLYSALSAFRDGMGRVSTAAHAAQQVPALRTEGLRSVAVYGDHQMNDSRVAVMTVRAAVESGAVVLNHAEVTGLRFTGGRVSGAELRDRLDGTEFGVSARLVLNATGPWVDHLRKMEDAGAAPSIRLSKGAHVVVKRRTPWRAALTIPIDKYRVSFAIPWEDHVLLGTTDEEYTGDPLDVRATEADIDQIMDEAGHAIRDEHLDRDLITYAFAGLRVLPGGPGDTAAAKRETVVSEGRGGMLSVAGGKWTTYRHIGRAVLEKLKHVPGTGLAEDMSPFPATVPLPGVGAPNAVAHRLLVDREPGSRMEPLVAKHLASHYGTLSFEIAHLIAQHPELGEPIHADGPDVWAQVAFAADNEWAYTVDDVLRRRTTMTVRGLDTPEVRQQVEAFLAKRGNTK, encoded by the coding sequence ATGGCTACCATTCCGACTCTGGGCGCCGGTTTCACCACCGCCCGCACCGCCTCCCGCGCCGAGACCCGCGAGCTGCTCGGCAAGGCCACCTACGACCTGCTGGTGATCGGCGGCGGCATCCTCGGCACCGCGACCGCCTGGACGGCGGCGCAGGCCGGTCTGAAGGTCGCCATGGTCGATGCGGGCGACTTCGCCGGCGCCACCTCCAGCGCCTCCTCCAAGCTCGTCCACGGCGGTCTGCGCTACCTGCAGACCGGCGCTGTCAGGCTGGTCGCCGAGAACCACAAGGAGCGCCGCGCGCTCGCCACCGACGTCGCCCCGCACCTGGTCAACCCGCTGACCTTCTTCGTGCCGGTCTACAAGGGCGGCCCGCACAGCGCCCCCAAGCTCGGCGCCGGCGTCTTCCTCTACTCGGCGCTCTCCGCCTTCCGCGACGGCATGGGCCGGGTCTCCACCGCCGCGCACGCCGCCCAGCAGGTGCCGGCGCTGCGCACCGAGGGCCTGCGCTCGGTGGCCGTCTACGGCGACCACCAGATGAACGACTCCCGGGTCGCCGTGATGACCGTCCGCGCCGCGGTCGAGTCCGGCGCGGTCGTGCTCAACCACGCCGAGGTCACCGGTCTGCGCTTCACCGGCGGCCGGGTCTCCGGCGCCGAGCTGCGCGACCGCCTGGACGGCACCGAGTTCGGCGTCAGCGCCCGCCTGGTGCTCAACGCCACCGGCCCCTGGGTCGACCACCTGCGGAAGATGGAGGACGCGGGCGCCGCCCCGTCGATCCGGCTTTCCAAGGGTGCGCACGTCGTCGTCAAGCGCCGCACCCCGTGGCGCGCCGCGCTCACCATCCCGATCGACAAGTACCGCGTCTCCTTCGCGATCCCGTGGGAGGACCACGTCCTGCTCGGCACCACGGACGAGGAGTACACCGGCGACCCGCTGGACGTCCGCGCCACCGAGGCCGACATCGACCAGATCATGGACGAGGCCGGCCACGCGATCCGCGACGAGCACCTCGACCGCGACCTGATCACCTACGCCTTCGCCGGCCTGCGGGTGCTGCCCGGCGGCCCCGGCGACACCGCCGCCGCCAAGCGCGAGACCGTCGTCAGCGAAGGCCGCGGCGGCATGCTGTCGGTCGCCGGCGGCAAGTGGACCACCTACCGGCACATCGGCCGCGCCGTGCTGGAGAAGCTCAAGCACGTGCCCGGCACCGGCCTGGCCGAGGACATGTCGCCCTTCCCGGCGACCGTGCCGCTGCCCGGCGTCGGCGCGCCGAACGCCGTCGCGCACCGCCTGCTGGTCGACCGCGAGCCCGGCTCGCGAATGGAGCCGCTGGTCGCCAAGCACCTGGCCAGCCACTACGGCACGCTCTCCTTCGAGATCGCGCACCTGATCGCGCAGCACCCGGAGCTCGGCGAGCCGATCCACGCCGACGGCCCGGACGTCTGGGCGCAGGTCGCCTTCGCCGCCGACAACGAGTGGGCGTACACCGTGGACGACGTGCTGCGCCGCCGCACCACCATGACCGTGCGCGGCCTGGACACCCCGGAGGTCCGCCAGCAGGTCGAGGCCTTCCTCGCGAAGCGTGGGAACACCAAGTAA
- a CDS encoding GntP family gluconate:H+ symporter: MTPTSLLAAAAPALPHTDSNGRLLIAVLLSIGAIVLLITKLKLHPFLALLLGSGLLAAVAAAPFDKLLTSFATGFGSTVAGVGLLIGLGAMLGKLLADSGGANTIADTVLARTGKRGLPWAMALIAAVLGLPLFFEVGVVLLIPIVLLVARRGNVPLMRIGIPALAGLSVLHGLVPPHPGPLVAVDALKADLGVTLAFGLLIAVPTLIVAGPLFGRIAERWVGPLTMPAGPGSDAAPGPDTAAADGDLAGDGGDGTPHGSASAGTASATATATRTELPTAVRPEHTPRFGAVLATILLPVVLMLGKALVDVVVDDPKAGIQRIVDFIGSPLIALLAATLLGMVTLGRAAGFDKQRISDTVAASLGPIAGIVFIVGAGGGFKQTLIDVGVGRAVSEWATDWHVSALLLGWLIAVLIRLATGSATVATITAAGIVAPLAAGMSSSHSALLVLAIGAGSLFFSHVNDAGFWLVKEYFGMSVGQTIKSWSVMETVISVVAIALILPLSLIV; the protein is encoded by the coding sequence GTGACCCCCACCTCCCTGCTCGCGGCCGCCGCACCGGCCCTGCCGCACACCGACAGCAACGGCAGACTGCTCATCGCGGTGCTGCTCAGCATCGGCGCCATCGTGCTGTTGATCACCAAGCTGAAGCTGCACCCCTTCCTGGCCCTCCTCCTCGGCTCCGGCCTGCTCGCGGCCGTCGCCGCCGCCCCCTTCGACAAGCTGCTCACCAGCTTCGCCACCGGGTTCGGCAGCACCGTCGCCGGCGTCGGCCTGCTCATCGGCCTCGGGGCGATGCTCGGCAAGCTGCTCGCCGACTCGGGCGGCGCCAACACCATCGCCGACACCGTGCTCGCCCGGACCGGCAAGCGCGGGCTGCCCTGGGCGATGGCCCTGATCGCGGCCGTGCTGGGCCTGCCGCTCTTCTTCGAGGTCGGGGTCGTCCTGCTGATCCCGATCGTGCTGCTGGTCGCCCGCCGCGGCAACGTCCCGCTGATGCGCATCGGCATCCCCGCCCTCGCCGGCCTCTCCGTGCTGCACGGCCTGGTGCCCCCGCACCCCGGCCCACTGGTCGCCGTGGACGCGCTCAAGGCCGACCTCGGCGTCACCCTCGCCTTCGGCCTGCTGATCGCCGTCCCCACCCTGATCGTCGCCGGACCGCTCTTCGGCCGGATCGCCGAGCGCTGGGTCGGCCCGCTCACGATGCCTGCCGGGCCGGGCTCCGACGCCGCCCCCGGCCCGGACACCGCCGCTGCCGACGGTGACCTTGCCGGTGACGGCGGTGACGGGACCCCGCACGGGAGCGCCTCGGCCGGCACGGCGTCCGCGACGGCCACGGCCACCCGGACGGAGCTGCCCACGGCCGTCCGCCCCGAGCACACCCCGCGGTTCGGCGCCGTACTCGCCACCATCCTGCTGCCGGTCGTGCTGATGCTCGGCAAGGCCCTGGTCGACGTGGTGGTCGACGACCCGAAGGCCGGCATCCAGCGGATCGTCGACTTCATCGGCTCGCCGCTGATCGCCCTGCTCGCCGCGACCCTGCTCGGCATGGTCACGCTCGGCCGCGCGGCCGGCTTCGACAAGCAGCGGATCTCCGACACCGTCGCCGCCTCGCTCGGCCCGATCGCCGGCATCGTCTTCATCGTCGGCGCCGGCGGCGGCTTCAAGCAGACGCTGATCGACGTCGGAGTCGGCCGGGCCGTCAGCGAGTGGGCCACCGACTGGCACGTCTCCGCCCTGCTGCTCGGCTGGCTGATCGCGGTCCTGATCCGCCTCGCCACCGGCTCCGCCACCGTCGCGACCATCACCGCCGCCGGCATCGTCGCCCCGCTCGCCGCCGGCATGTCCAGCAGCCACTCCGCCCTGCTGGTCCTGGCGATCGGCGCTGGCTCGCTCTTCTTCTCGCACGTCAACGACGCCGGCTTCTGGTTGGTCAAGGAGTACTTCGGGATGAGCGTCGGCCAGACAATCAAGTCCTGGTCGGTCATGGAGACGGTGATCTCCGTCGTCGCGATCGCCCTGATCCTGCCGCTCAGCCTGATCGTCTAG